The following are encoded in a window of Flavobacterium psychrotrophum genomic DNA:
- a CDS encoding tetratricopeptide repeat protein: MSQSKTLFTLIISFFTVICFSQDMQEGFTYLEKGEFAKAEVFFKEVLKTYPDNKTANLCYGRAMGLNGNPDEATQLFDKMLKQYPGDFELELNYAESLLWNKRYADGKEYYGRLAADHPDSFPALLGYANTLSNLKEYPEALDYVNRALAVSPGNDNALVSRKYVRLGYAAKLVQKRDYDGALGMLNDNLIDFPGDKDTLMNKANIYLMTKQGANAEQTYRELATTPEDSITALNGIALALHTCKKDKKALSWAVLALKKADNLHNEKLINLSRERYIQALIWNKRYSEAEKEIVIETEKYPNENRVLALSATLGMYKSNFNQSISDYQNILVNDSLSFDGNLGIANAYFAKGDPYNAYNAVNKTLTIFENQKDATGFLVKLSQAYAPYVEEKIGHSLDNGNNRANLTATTLHFPVSFKWAFSAFYQYRKTENTFTNRSAETNDFKIAAQYQFAPKVSANVSVGTSSASSYANNYSQALVDVFIKAKPFKLQDLEAGYKRDVQNFNADLVNSEITADNLYLNYNMGTNIKLGWFTQYFYTSQSDGNKRNLLFTSLYYSFMSDPVLKFGINYQYISFKYQVPETYFSPARFNVVEVFTDFIKDEQVAEAENIYFGLTAAAGYQWIENNSKQGTYRLQGKIGYKFSDRLIANLYGLHSNIASATAAGFTYTEFGIRFKWYLTSKPLFFKTGS; the protein is encoded by the coding sequence ATGAGCCAATCTAAAACACTATTCACATTAATTATAAGCTTTTTTACCGTTATCTGTTTTTCCCAGGATATGCAGGAGGGATTTACTTATCTGGAGAAAGGTGAATTCGCCAAAGCTGAAGTATTTTTCAAAGAAGTTTTAAAAACATATCCTGATAACAAAACAGCAAACTTGTGTTATGGCCGCGCCATGGGCCTTAATGGTAATCCTGATGAGGCCACGCAACTTTTTGATAAAATGCTAAAGCAATATCCCGGAGATTTTGAACTGGAGCTAAACTACGCAGAGTCTTTATTATGGAACAAACGATATGCCGATGGGAAAGAATATTATGGGCGCCTTGCGGCAGATCATCCGGATAGTTTTCCAGCGTTACTGGGCTATGCTAATACGCTGAGCAACCTTAAAGAATATCCTGAAGCGCTTGATTATGTAAACCGTGCACTGGCAGTGTCGCCAGGTAATGATAACGCCCTTGTATCGCGCAAGTATGTAAGGCTTGGCTATGCTGCAAAGCTGGTACAGAAACGCGACTATGATGGTGCTCTTGGAATGCTTAACGACAACCTTATAGATTTTCCGGGAGATAAAGATACCCTGATGAATAAGGCTAATATTTACTTAATGACTAAACAAGGGGCAAATGCCGAGCAAACATATAGAGAACTTGCTACTACTCCCGAGGATAGTATTACAGCTTTAAATGGAATTGCTCTTGCTTTACATACTTGTAAAAAAGATAAAAAAGCTTTAAGCTGGGCAGTATTAGCCCTTAAAAAGGCCGATAACTTACATAACGAAAAGCTTATAAATCTGAGCCGTGAGCGATATATACAAGCACTTATATGGAATAAAAGATATAGTGAGGCAGAAAAGGAAATAGTTATTGAGACGGAAAAATATCCTAATGAAAATCGTGTGCTGGCATTATCTGCAACTCTGGGCATGTACAAAAGTAATTTTAATCAAAGTATAAGCGACTACCAAAACATACTGGTAAACGATTCTTTATCTTTTGATGGTAACCTGGGTATTGCAAACGCTTATTTTGCTAAGGGAGATCCCTATAATGCTTACAACGCTGTTAATAAAACGCTCACCATTTTTGAAAACCAAAAAGATGCAACTGGTTTTTTAGTTAAGCTTAGCCAGGCTTATGCTCCATATGTAGAAGAAAAGATAGGCCATTCGCTAGATAATGGTAATAACCGCGCAAACCTTACTGCTACGACACTGCATTTCCCGGTTAGTTTTAAGTGGGCATTCTCTGCTTTTTATCAATACCGTAAAACAGAAAATACTTTTACAAATCGCAGCGCAGAAACTAACGATTTCAAAATTGCTGCTCAATACCAGTTTGCACCTAAGGTAAGTGCTAACGTATCTGTAGGAACATCATCTGCAAGCTCTTATGCAAATAACTATTCTCAGGCACTTGTAGACGTTTTTATAAAAGCCAAACCGTTTAAACTTCAGGATCTTGAGGCGGGTTACAAACGCGATGTACAAAACTTTAACGCTGATTTAGTTAACAGCGAAATTACTGCCGATAATCTTTACCTAAATTATAATATGGGCACAAATATAAAGTTAGGATGGTTTACACAGTATTTTTACACTTCACAATCAGATGGCAATAAACGTAATTTGTTGTTTACATCATTATATTACAGCTTTATGTCAGATCCGGTTTTAAAGTTTGGTATTAATTACCAATACATATCTTTTAAATATCAGGTGCCGGAAACCTATTTTAGCCCGGCACGATTTAATGTAGTTGAGGTATTTACCGATTTTATAAAAGATGAACAGGTAGCCGAGGCGGAAAATATCTATTTTGGTCTTACCGCAGCAGCAGGTTATCAGTGGATAGAAAACAATAGTAAACAAGGTACCTACAGATTACAGGGTAAAATAGGTTATAAATTTAGCGACCGACTTATTGCAAACTTATATGGACTGCATAGTAATATAGCATCGGCTACAGCCGCCGGTTTTACTTATACTGAATTTGGAATCAGATTTAAATGGTATCTTACTTCTAAACCATTGTTTTTTAAAACAGGCAGTTAA
- a CDS encoding FIST signal transduction protein: MKIIQAFKTKNTDWQYFKEKVALKNPIVFVFANRILLEDENILGSITDEFPYEHIVYGSTAGEIFNTSVLNDSVTVIAIEFEKSFFVIKKENIFKYDKDTKRVAEALTSQMPQENLKHLFVLSEGSFVNGTLLINSIEEVIDHNTSVTGALCGDDSRFERTIASYNEKPMEGEIVLIGFYGESLEISSASYGGWQPFGPERLITKSKGNILYEIDGQPALKLYKKYLGDKADNIAESTLLYPLNILVPGKSEPVVRTILSIDTNSDSMTFAGDVPQGSLAQLMMVSPQGIAHGAAIAAKHAMEGRKQKPELALVISCIGRKLVMGQRAEEEIEQVGEIIGEEIPMAGFYSYGEIAPFLGSSNCELHNQTMTLTLISE; encoded by the coding sequence ATGAAAATCATACAAGCTTTTAAGACAAAAAATACTGATTGGCAATATTTTAAGGAAAAAGTTGCACTTAAAAATCCTATAGTATTTGTATTTGCAAATAGAATATTACTTGAAGATGAAAATATACTGGGCAGTATAACGGATGAATTTCCTTACGAGCATATTGTATATGGTTCTACTGCAGGAGAAATATTTAATACCTCAGTACTTAATGATTCAGTTACTGTTATCGCAATTGAATTTGAAAAAAGTTTTTTTGTAATAAAGAAAGAGAATATTTTTAAATACGATAAAGACACCAAGCGGGTTGCAGAAGCCTTAACATCGCAAATGCCTCAAGAAAATTTAAAACATTTATTTGTATTATCTGAAGGAAGTTTTGTAAACGGAACGTTACTCATAAATAGTATTGAAGAGGTTATTGATCATAATACCAGTGTTACAGGCGCATTGTGTGGAGACGATTCACGTTTTGAGAGAACCATTGCGTCATACAACGAGAAACCCATGGAAGGCGAAATTGTATTGATAGGTTTTTATGGTGAATCTTTAGAAATTAGCTCTGCCAGTTACGGTGGATGGCAGCCTTTTGGTCCAGAAAGGCTTATAACAAAATCCAAGGGCAATATACTTTATGAAATAGATGGTCAGCCCGCCCTTAAGCTGTACAAAAAATATCTTGGAGACAAAGCTGATAATATTGCTGAATCTACCCTTTTGTATCCGTTAAACATCCTCGTTCCGGGAAAAAGTGAACCTGTTGTACGCACAATATTATCTATCGATACTAATAGCGATTCTATGACATTTGCTGGTGATGTACCACAGGGTTCTCTCGCGCAGCTAATGATGGTATCACCGCAAGGAATTGCTCACGGCGCAGCCATCGCTGCAAAACATGCAATGGAAGGCAGGAAACAGAAACCGGAGCTTGCATTAGTAATAAGTTGTATAGGCCGTAAATTGGTTATGGGGCAGCGTGCCGAAGAAGAAATAGAGCAGGTAGGCGAAATTATAGGTGAAGAAATTCCCATGGCTGGATTCTATTCATATGGAGAAATAGCACCATTTTTGGGCAGTTCTAATTGCGAGTTGCATAATCAAACTATGACCCTAACGTTAATTAGCGAATAA
- a CDS encoding sensor histidine kinase, giving the protein MNSLLQRQIRKYLRNDDFSTLFKYISDTYYAYDDNINMLQRAMKISSDELFEANQKLRVEAESLKEINSNLEGILKEIKSDGSKDSNLNFSHVDLLKKQSEEIIKINQQQEKLVQTLELQNQALNEYAHVVSHDLKAPLRSINALISWYIEDNESLLSEDNKQSLNLILFNVEKMDLLIKGILDYSSIDDRETDENNVDLNYVVEEIKSTLVLQKSFQIKINNYLPTVNGNVFRFKQLFQNIIENAVKYNDKEVGIIEIGSVEKDTEIEFYIKDNGKGIPEAYFQKIFNIFTKLENNDQSSGIGLSIVKKIILQYGGRIWLESKENIGTTFFFTILK; this is encoded by the coding sequence ATGAACTCACTACTTCAGAGACAAATAAGAAAGTATTTACGGAATGACGATTTTAGTACTTTGTTTAAGTACATTAGCGACACTTATTATGCATATGACGATAATATTAATATGCTGCAAAGGGCTATGAAAATTAGTTCTGACGAACTTTTTGAAGCTAACCAAAAATTAAGAGTTGAAGCAGAAAGCCTTAAAGAAATAAATAGTAACCTTGAGGGTATCTTAAAAGAGATTAAAAGTGATGGTAGTAAAGATAGTAACTTAAACTTTAGCCATGTAGACCTTTTAAAAAAACAATCTGAAGAAATTATAAAGATTAATCAGCAACAAGAAAAATTAGTACAAACACTTGAGTTACAAAATCAGGCATTAAATGAATATGCACATGTAGTTTCTCACGATCTCAAAGCTCCACTAAGGAGTATAAATGCTCTAATTAGTTGGTATATAGAAGATAATGAATCCTTATTGAGCGAAGATAATAAGCAGTCCTTAAATCTCATATTATTTAATGTGGAAAAGATGGATTTACTTATAAAAGGTATTTTAGATTATTCATCTATAGACGATAGGGAAACGGATGAAAATAATGTGGATCTAAACTATGTAGTAGAAGAGATAAAAAGCACGCTGGTTTTACAAAAATCTTTTCAAATAAAAATTAATAACTATTTACCTACGGTTAATGGAAATGTTTTTCGCTTTAAACAGTTGTTTCAAAATATAATTGAAAATGCAGTAAAATATAACGATAAGGAGGTGGGAATAATAGAAATTGGAAGTGTCGAAAAAGATACAGAAATAGAATTTTATATAAAAGATAATGGTAAAGGTATTCCTGAAGCTTATTTTCAAAAGATATTTAATATTTTTACCAAACTCGAAAATAATGACCAGTCTTCAGGTATTGGACTCTCCATTGTAAAAAAAATCATATTACAATATGGTGGTCGTATATGGCTGGAAAGTAAAGAAAATATTGGAACAACTTTTTTCTTTACAATATTAAAATAA
- a CDS encoding DUF4114 domain-containing protein, giving the protein MKRLLLLLTMVYGMSSYAQGYQFLSPYDSSGVPTMMETPDIISSTTMTLINNALPENHPVPVYNPQYITAGYDTDLQVMSTAEVWVTFVTEGAGYKNVLGFYTYDLSNPPTTIPANAAITIIFPNASLPNSGGNLASGSKVKIGTFPPNTGIGWVLLANAWNGTTVGAGAWKLFSNPNFNPEADVTLRHHNVLLNDPDNQRLILGFEDVKRDLASCDNDFNDAIFYVTANPYSALRTYNTADIADAAPVSSGNDGGLESNGSLANLVARRNFKRIKNNTFLNKKESQSSFAPIASSFQRNANTNSANLQSFFPVTGMYSTETAFESSPEDLIGITNADQIFSVDYYQGTDRVAAGLVTATTGSVYDHSKMICDRLNGSSLEDIRTITLQGHEIIMVKLRRASGVTEYALTFSVEQTQTTNLLRSYWNIAQYPAGDYLNFQVWGSTMGQVSSIVNFILDQLDQEAIVTSDVIENRIPSVFVKKGFYKNGQLSLEIINKSSSTILNFNGNRKQTELSQTEILTETVSLDGNYNQNLTVDTNGIFDIGFSIVADNSPREDGLYLADGPWGVDYNTDETTINNFNIEAYTPQASVNGIYPIERNAALTGEVKGTVNLFRNLLPGELALDATVYEALNFDLVSSHAVEVVMVTEGLTDWTSRLKFELPAQQSMGAKSILLNDFVSANGETFNGQLIKGFVFSVIGNYSTFEPFSINLSNMKLDNYSLGVKDVKATSSGKFYNYPNPFNSTTTLLLPAPSDKISVQVLDLTGRELVSRELKSENGIEVKLDNLNLPSGTYIIRAVTNDNKVYQSKCIVK; this is encoded by the coding sequence ATGAAACGTTTATTACTCTTACTCACAATGGTATACGGAATGTCTTCTTATGCTCAAGGATATCAGTTTTTAAGCCCTTATGACTCAAGCGGTGTACCTACAATGATGGAAACACCAGATATAATTAGCAGCACTACAATGACACTTATAAACAACGCGCTGCCAGAAAACCATCCGGTGCCTGTTTATAACCCACAATATATTACCGCTGGTTATGATACTGATTTGCAAGTAATGTCTACAGCAGAGGTGTGGGTAACTTTTGTAACCGAAGGCGCTGGATATAAAAACGTACTGGGATTTTATACCTACGATCTTAGTAATCCGCCCACAACCATTCCCGCAAATGCTGCTATCACAATTATTTTTCCTAATGCATCTTTACCAAACAGTGGTGGTAACCTGGCCTCGGGCAGTAAAGTAAAAATAGGAACATTTCCGCCCAATACAGGTATAGGTTGGGTGCTTTTAGCAAACGCCTGGAACGGCACCACTGTGGGAGCAGGAGCCTGGAAGCTTTTTTCAAATCCTAATTTTAACCCTGAAGCCGATGTTACTTTAAGGCACCATAATGTACTGCTTAATGATCCTGATAACCAAAGGCTAATATTGGGTTTTGAGGATGTAAAACGAGATCTTGCTTCATGCGACAATGATTTTAATGACGCAATATTTTATGTTACAGCAAATCCATACTCTGCTTTAAGAACCTATAACACGGCAGATATTGCAGATGCGGCACCAGTGTCTTCTGGAAATGATGGCGGTCTTGAGAGTAATGGTAGCCTTGCTAATTTAGTTGCACGTAGAAATTTTAAACGCATTAAAAACAACACTTTTTTAAATAAAAAAGAATCTCAATCCTCATTTGCACCCATTGCATCAAGTTTTCAAAGAAATGCAAATACTAATAGTGCTAATTTACAATCTTTTTTCCCTGTAACAGGTATGTATAGTACAGAAACAGCTTTTGAATCAAGTCCTGAAGATCTTATCGGGATTACGAATGCTGATCAGATATTTTCTGTCGATTATTACCAAGGTACAGATCGTGTTGCTGCGGGGCTTGTAACCGCCACAACAGGTAGTGTTTATGACCATAGCAAAATGATATGTGACAGGCTTAATGGTTCTTCCTTAGAAGATATACGTACAATAACATTACAAGGCCACGAAATTATTATGGTAAAACTTAGAAGAGCTAGTGGTGTTACAGAATATGCGCTAACCTTTAGTGTAGAGCAAACACAAACTACTAACTTGCTACGCAGCTACTGGAACATAGCCCAGTACCCTGCAGGAGATTACCTAAACTTTCAAGTATGGGGTAGCACAATGGGACAGGTAAGCAGTATTGTTAATTTTATCCTAGACCAATTAGACCAGGAAGCCATTGTAACAAGTGATGTTATTGAAAACAGGATACCATCTGTATTTGTAAAAAAAGGTTTTTATAAAAATGGTCAACTTTCGCTCGAAATTATTAATAAATCATCGTCTACAATACTAAACTTTAACGGCAATAGAAAGCAAACAGAATTAAGCCAAACAGAAATCCTTACAGAAACAGTAAGTCTTGATGGAAATTACAACCAAAACTTAACTGTAGATACAAACGGTATATTCGATATTGGATTCTCAATAGTAGCTGACAACTCTCCAAGAGAAGACGGCCTTTACCTTGCAGATGGCCCATGGGGAGTAGATTATAATACAGATGAAACAACCATAAATAATTTCAATATAGAAGCATATACCCCTCAGGCATCAGTAAACGGCATATACCCTATAGAAAGAAATGCGGCACTTACAGGAGAGGTAAAAGGCACTGTAAACCTTTTTAGGAACCTGCTACCTGGTGAACTTGCACTTGATGCAACAGTATATGAAGCACTTAACTTTGACCTTGTAAGCAGCCATGCTGTAGAAGTGGTGATGGTAACAGAAGGTCTTACAGACTGGACTAGCCGTCTTAAATTTGAACTGCCCGCACAGCAAAGCATGGGTGCAAAAAGTATATTGCTTAATGATTTTGTAAGTGCTAACGGTGAGACATTTAATGGCCAGCTTATAAAAGGTTTTGTATTCTCAGTTATTGGTAACTATAGCACTTTTGAGCCATTTAGCATTAATTTATCTAACATGAAACTAGACAATTATAGTTTAGGCGTTAAAGACGTAAAAGCTACCTCTTCCGGTAAATTTTATAACTATCCAAATCCGTTTAACAGCACTACTACACTTTTATTACCAGCACCTTCGGATAAAATTAGTGTACAGGTATTAGACCTTACGGGAAGAGAGCTTGTTAGTAGAGAACTAAAATCCGAAAATGGTATTGAAGTAAAACTTGATAACCTAAACCTTCCATCCGGTACCTACATAATAAGAGCCGTTACTAATGATAATAAAGTATATCAATCTAAATGTATTGTTAAGTAA
- a CDS encoding sensor histidine kinase, producing the protein MYATTKIRFLQNTLLFTVFLISYLVIYGWFNNIEVLKSIIPGYISMKFNTALCFIFLSISILIESNAKQLTFLSSILNVSVLIIAATSYSQELFDLDFGIDQLIIADNNAIEANEAFPGRMSPITSILFIIMTLSSIFIKAKKKLLYMQYALHFVTLMSVIATIGYIFHAPDFYTLNFMTSMAVHTSVAFFLLSVSTSLINPHLGLAGIFTGEQVGNVMARRLFLQMFSATFIIILLQYLGHKYNLVTIEFHMATFAIAAIIVNLFIICETTVMLNRKETKKRMAQENFRLVVESAPNALIKFDTKGNIVMINKQAEKMFGYDRELFIRKSIDMLVPDSVSPHYYKNMDYYNLKPESSYFGASRDLYAVRSDGTKFPVEIDLNPITTEGGAMVLASIIDITERKKNENIITNQMIELQMKNKEMEEFNYIASHDLQEPLRTLSNYVTLIEEDYGNELCDELKLHLKTMDNAVSRMSLLVHSILDFGRLGRDKLLSIENCNGIVQNVIEDLGTLIHDAQAVIKIDGTLPTINVYQTELRQLFQNLINNAVKFRRVDAPPEITIGAIKKERFYEFYVKDNGIGINPKHYERIFHIFQRLVKQDQYEGHGIGLANCRKIAEMHGGKIWVESIPGYGSTFKFTISNLAL; encoded by the coding sequence ATGTATGCAACAACTAAAATACGCTTCTTGCAAAATACTTTACTCTTTACTGTATTTTTAATATCCTACTTAGTTATCTATGGATGGTTTAATAATATAGAGGTTTTAAAAAGCATAATACCCGGTTATATTTCGATGAAATTTAATACGGCTTTATGTTTTATTTTTTTAAGCATTTCAATCCTGATTGAAAGTAACGCTAAACAACTAACATTTCTAAGCTCCATATTAAATGTTTCGGTACTTATTATAGCGGCTACGTCATATTCGCAGGAATTATTTGATTTAGATTTCGGGATAGATCAATTAATTATAGCAGACAATAACGCCATAGAGGCTAACGAAGCTTTTCCCGGCCGTATGTCGCCTATAACTTCCATACTTTTCATTATAATGACTTTAAGCTCCATATTTATAAAAGCCAAAAAAAAACTTCTTTATATGCAATATGCCCTGCATTTTGTAACCTTAATGTCAGTTATAGCCACAATAGGTTACATATTTCATGCACCGGATTTTTATACTTTAAATTTTATGACCTCAATGGCCGTACACACTTCAGTAGCGTTTTTTCTGTTGTCAGTCAGCACTTCATTAATAAATCCTCATTTAGGTTTAGCAGGTATCTTTACAGGAGAGCAAGTAGGCAACGTCATGGCCCGCCGTTTATTTTTACAAATGTTTAGTGCTACATTTATAATTATCCTCTTACAATACCTTGGGCATAAATATAATTTAGTAACTATAGAATTTCATATGGCAACGTTTGCAATAGCTGCAATTATAGTAAACCTTTTCATTATATGTGAAACAACAGTTATGCTGAACAGAAAGGAGACTAAAAAGCGCATGGCTCAAGAAAATTTTAGGCTGGTTGTTGAGTCGGCTCCAAATGCCCTTATTAAATTTGATACAAAAGGTAATATTGTGATGATAAATAAGCAGGCAGAAAAAATGTTTGGTTATGACCGTGAACTTTTTATTAGAAAAAGTATAGATATGCTTGTCCCGGACAGCGTTTCGCCTCATTATTACAAAAACATGGATTACTACAATTTAAAGCCTGAATCAAGTTATTTTGGAGCTAGCCGTGATTTGTATGCAGTACGCAGTGATGGCACGAAGTTTCCTGTAGAAATTGATCTTAATCCTATTACGACAGAAGGAGGCGCAATGGTTTTAGCTTCAATAATAGATATAACTGAACGGAAAAAGAATGAGAATATAATTACTAATCAAATGATTGAACTACAGATGAAAAATAAGGAAATGGAGGAGTTTAATTATATAGCCTCACATGACCTGCAAGAACCTTTACGTACGCTCTCAAACTATGTGACGCTTATCGAAGAAGATTATGGCAACGAGTTATGTGACGAATTAAAATTACATCTGAAAACCATGGACAATGCAGTATCGCGAATGTCACTATTGGTTCATTCCATATTAGATTTTGGCAGGTTAGGGCGCGATAAACTACTTAGTATCGAAAATTGTAACGGAATTGTCCAAAATGTTATTGAAGACCTTGGCACCTTAATACATGATGCACAGGCTGTAATAAAAATAGATGGAACATTGCCTACCATTAATGTTTACCAAACTGAGTTAAGGCAACTATTTCAAAATCTTATAAACAATGCTGTAAAATTTCGACGTGTTGACGCACCGCCTGAAATAACCATAGGAGCGATAAAAAAGGAGCGTTTTTATGAATTCTACGTGAAAGACAACGGGATTGGAATTAACCCTAAACATTACGAACGAATTTTTCACATATTTCAGAGGTTAGTCAAACAAGATCAATATGAAGGCCACGGTATAGGGTTAGCCAATTGCCGAAAAATTGCCGAAATGCATGGAGGTAAAATATGGGTAGAATCTATACCCGGATATGGAAGCACTTTTAAATTTACAATATCAAATTTAGCATTATGA
- a CDS encoding response regulator, with protein MKQKLDCIMLVDDNKVDNFFHERVIKKYNPAIKVITKESAEEGLDYLRNKDCDQDNHPDIIFLDINMPGMNGWEFLEEYKNLDKNLQCRLIVIMLTTSKNPDDIEMAKKHNILSGFKTKPLDKEILDKVFEKYYSDI; from the coding sequence ATGAAACAAAAACTTGATTGTATTATGCTTGTTGATGACAACAAGGTAGATAACTTTTTTCATGAAAGAGTGATAAAAAAATATAACCCTGCAATTAAAGTAATAACTAAAGAATCAGCAGAAGAAGGGCTCGATTATTTACGCAATAAAGACTGTGATCAAGATAATCATCCTGACATTATATTTTTAGATATAAATATGCCTGGAATGAACGGTTGGGAGTTCCTTGAAGAATATAAAAATCTGGATAAAAATTTACAATGTAGGTTAATTGTAATAATGCTTACAACTTCAAAAAATCCGGATGATATTGAGATGGCAAAAAAGCACAATATTCTTTCCGGGTTTAAAACCAAGCCATTAGATAAAGAAATACTCGACAAAGTCTTTGAAAAATATTACAGTGACATCTAA
- a CDS encoding ATP-binding protein codes for MKIKTKLIIALTILFFLTLILSAFSVRQVNLLADDTENILTANYQSLEYSRNMYKLLDNVAGENKALEKFQETLDLQRNNITEVGEKELTTDLQEDFDELVKDSNNTVLLAKVRTDINSIMKLNMDAIKRKSNVAEKTAKNSVLWISITSSFCLIIGFTLLVNLPGYIANPIRDLTESIGQIAAKNYGQRLHFKGHNEFTALAKSFNSMAEKLQEYSVSNLAKITMEKMRVETLINNLHDPVIGLDEKDHVLFINEQALRTSGLKKENVIGKPASDIALHNDLMRSLMQHRTAEQPKRPEPLKIFADNKESYFEKQLVPISILPTGETESKEIGAFIILRNITAYKELDFAKTNFIAMVSHEFKTPIASMKLSLQLLENEQTGILNEEQKNLVGSIKEDTTRLLRTTGELLNITQVEIGKTSIRSESCDVESIVKDAMEANRTESAAKNIKVITAIENGFPDIIADKEKTTWIISNLISNALRYSYENGQVKISAEKLKNEVLIKVKDNGIGIDDNYISKIFDKYFRVPGSQKEGTGLGLAISKEFMEAQGGTITVKSTMGEGSIFTLSFRRAF; via the coding sequence ATGAAAATAAAAACAAAGCTAATCATAGCTCTTACCATACTTTTTTTCCTTACATTAATACTGTCGGCATTCTCGGTTCGGCAGGTAAATTTGCTTGCAGATGACACTGAAAATATCCTGACAGCCAATTACCAGTCTCTTGAATATTCCAGAAACATGTACAAGCTACTTGATAATGTAGCTGGTGAGAATAAAGCACTGGAAAAATTTCAGGAAACCCTGGACCTGCAAAGAAACAACATTACCGAAGTGGGCGAAAAAGAACTTACTACAGATTTGCAGGAAGATTTTGACGAACTGGTTAAGGATAGTAATAATACTGTGTTACTGGCAAAAGTGCGGACGGACATCAACAGCATCATGAAGTTGAACATGGATGCCATAAAACGTAAGAGCAATGTAGCAGAAAAAACAGCGAAGAATTCTGTATTATGGATTTCAATAACAAGCTCATTTTGCCTTATTATCGGTTTTACTTTGCTTGTAAACCTCCCCGGTTATATTGCTAACCCTATACGCGACCTTACAGAAAGCATAGGCCAGATTGCCGCTAAAAACTATGGGCAACGCCTGCATTTTAAAGGGCATAATGAGTTCACTGCGCTTGCGAAATCCTTTAATTCCATGGCTGAAAAATTACAGGAATACAGTGTTAGTAACCTTGCAAAAATAACCATGGAAAAAATGCGTGTGGAAACCCTCATCAACAACCTGCACGATCCTGTAATAGGACTGGACGAAAAAGACCATGTGTTGTTTATTAATGAACAGGCATTAAGAACCTCCGGTTTAAAAAAAGAGAATGTAATTGGGAAGCCTGCGAGCGATATTGCACTGCATAACGACCTTATGCGTTCTTTAATGCAACACCGCACCGCAGAGCAGCCCAAGCGGCCGGAACCTTTAAAAATCTTTGCCGACAACAAGGAAAGTTATTTTGAAAAGCAACTCGTACCCATTAGTATTCTGCCTACGGGAGAAACAGAATCTAAAGAAATTGGTGCTTTTATAATTTTGCGCAATATAACAGCTTACAAAGAGCTTGATTTTGCCAAGACTAATTTCATCGCAATGGTCTCGCATGAGTTTAAGACACCTATTGCAAGCATGAAACTAAGCCTGCAACTTTTAGAAAACGAACAGACCGGAATATTAAATGAAGAACAAAAGAACCTGGTTGGAAGTATTAAAGAAGATACTACCCGTTTATTGCGCACAACAGGCGAGCTGTTAAATATTACGCAGGTAGAAATTGGTAAAACAAGCATACGTTCAGAATCTTGTGATGTAGAATCTATTGTAAAAGATGCGATGGAAGCCAACAGGACCGAATCAGCAGCGAAGAACATTAAGGTTATTACAGCAATTGAAAATGGTTTCCCTGATATAATAGCTGATAAAGAGAAAACTACCTGGATAATTTCTAATCTCATTTCTAACGCGCTGCGTTATTCTTATGAAAACGGACAGGTAAAAATTTCAGCGGAAAAATTGAAAAATGAAGTACTGATAAAGGTAAAAGACAATGGTATTGGGATTGATGATAACTATATAAGCAAAATATTTGATAAGTACTTCAGGGTACCCGGGAGCCAGAAAGAAGGTACAGGATTAGGCCTGGCAATCAGTAAGGAATTTATGGAAGCTCAGGGCGGCACTATAACGGTAAAAAGTACAATGGGTGAGGGTAGTATATTTACACTTTCATTCAGGAGGGCTTTCTGA